In Humulus lupulus chromosome 7, drHumLupu1.1, whole genome shotgun sequence, the following are encoded in one genomic region:
- the LOC133792548 gene encoding uncharacterized protein LOC133792548, whose amino-acid sequence MSADVARAHGGDAGGDPPPDPTRIPTTCDSGIPIKRKGRGAAIGKDLEERRRKNGKPLEVTFCPRTYKVVGSEHAAFVRLVGTQIKTKVPGHYGSWELVPQQYKDQVLAIIQYYYQIAGREDFLKCLNGIDREMKDRYRNRKTLRHEHFEKYYNGPEDWDKVLNNPTNDVNKEEWKQICQLFTSPQFIARSIKNKENRKKQKYSTTQGTKSLAAVRFEKTNPDLIESWKNYHWKKSKNDFVNDDARQDYEKLKADFELRTQQTSTDASNNDSPSSVDQEEVLQKVLGQRRGHERGVGRKLKGSGSGSRSSSTQHSHFSESRVPPHHSREYIENLENNLQKLTDQVNFLTQYFVPPFRPPNVQMPHVPDSDNTSRASSSQPPAPTHPSMYGAAPSYHMVPPYMYGTTHYPCPIPPSSQPSYPYMYGAGSSTLPPQYPWPMPPPPPQQSQPPQQPQQEDNREEDETTDLGD is encoded by the exons atgtcagcagatgtggctagagctcacggtggagacgctggcggtgatcctccaccggatcctactaggatcccgactACATGCGACTcag gaaTCCCAATTAAGAGAAAGGGTCGTGGCGCAGCTATTGGAAAAGATCTAGAGGAGAGGCGGCGTAAAAATGGAAAACCACTGGAAGTAACGTTTTGCCCACGAACGTACAAGGTTGTTGGGAGCGAGCACGCTGCTTTTGTCCGCCTTGTGGGAACCCAAATTAAAACGAAAGTTCCCGGACATTACGGTTCATGGGAATTAGTGCCTCAACAATACAAGGATCAGGTCCTTGCCATAATTCAG TACTATTATCAAATAGCGGGCCGCGAGGATTTCTTAAAGTGTTTAAATGGTATCGATCGAGAGATGAAAGACCGATACCGCAATAGGAAAACACTAAGACACGAACActttgagaaatactacaatggaCCGGAGGATTGGGATAAGGTTCTAAACAACCCAACCAATGATGTTAACAAGGAGGAGTGGAAGCAGATTtgtcagttatttacaagtcCACAATTTATTGCGCGCTCCATAAAGAATAAGGAAAATCGGAAGAAACAAAAGTATTCTACAACACAGGGTACAAAATCGCTGGCAGCCGTCCGTTTTGAAAAA ACGAACCCGGACCTCATTGAGTCATGGAAGAATTATCATTGGAAGAAATCAAAAAATGATTTCGTGAACGATGATGCtcgccaagattat gaaaaactgaaggctgattttgagttacgaactcagcaaacatccactgatgcttctaataatgatagTCCGTCATCAGTTGATCAGGAGGAGGTGCTACAAAAAGTATTAGGCCAAAGGCGTGGACATGAGCGAGGAGTGGGCCGCAAATTGaaggggtcggggtcggggtcgaggtcatcatctacccaacactctcacttcagcgagtctcgagttcctcctcatcattcaagagaatatatagaaaatCTGGAGAATAATTTACAGAAATTGACTGATCAAGTTAATTTCTTAACTCAATATTTTGTACCTCCATTTCGTCCACCAAACGTTCAGATGCCGCATGTGCCTGATAGTGACAATACTTCTAGGGCTtcgtcttctcaacctccagctccaaCTCATCCTTCTATGTACGGGGCAGCGCCGTCTTATCATATGGTACCTCCATATATGTACGGAACAACACATTATCCGTGTCCGATTCCACCGTCCTCCCAGCCAtcgtatccctacatgtatggagctggatcgtctacattacctccccaatatccttGGCCGATGCCGCCACCGCCACCGCAGCAATCACAACCACCGCAACAACCACAACAAGAAGACAATAGGGAGGAGGACGAGACAACTGACTTAGGAgactaa